From the genome of Colletotrichum higginsianum IMI 349063 chromosome 4, whole genome shotgun sequence, one region includes:
- a CDS encoding 60S ribosomal protein L23 — protein MAKLSRGAPGGKLKMTLGLPVGAVMNCADNSGARNLYIISVKGIGARLNRLPAGGVGDMVMATVKKGKPELRKKVHPAVIVRQSKPWKRFDGVFLYFEDNAGVIVNPKGEMKGSAITGPVGKEAAELWPRIASNSGVVM, from the exons ATGGCCAAACTCTC GCGTGGTGCCCCCGGTGGCAAGCTCAAGATGACCCTCGGTCTCCCCGT TGGTGCCGTCATGAACTGCGCCGACAACTCTGGTGCCCGTAACCTTTACATCATCTCCGTCAAGGGTATCGGTGCCCGCCTCAACAGACTGCCCGCCGGTGGTGTCGGTGACATGGTCATGGCCACCGTCAAGAAGGGAAAGCCTGAGCTCCGCAAGAAGGTCCAccccgccgtcatcgtccgcCAGTCCAAGCCCTGGAAGCGCTTCGACGGTGTCTTCCTGTACTTCGAGGACAACGCTGGTGTC ATCGTCAACCCCAAGGGTGAGATGAAGGGCTCCGCCATCACCGGCCCCGTCGGTAAGGAGGCTGCTGAGCTCTGGCCC CGTATTGCCAGCAACTCCGGTGTCGTTATGTAA